A window from Moritella yayanosii encodes these proteins:
- the ppnN gene encoding nucleotide 5'-monophosphate nucleosidase PpnN, whose translation MITHIKPVGSMDLLSQLEVDRLQQKASSDLYLLFRNCSLAVLNSGSRTDSSSEILQAFQNFDISVVQQERGVKLELHNAPEQAFVDGEIIRGIQEHLFSVLRDILYVHSYIEKVPVPKKELSSFLTNQVFSILRNARVIKSDSDPNMVVCWGGHAIRAPEYEYAKAVGHELGLREMNICTGCGPGAMEGPMKGATVGHAKQRVKERRYLGLTEPSIIAAEPPNPIVNELVILPDIEKRLEAFVRLSHGIIIFPGGAGTAEELLYLLGIMMHPENKRQPLPIVLTGPKESEEYFTTIDEFVGATLGFEAQKYYQIIIDDAPSAAQIMKKAMQKTYEYRRAIGDAYSYNWSLKIELDFQLPFIPDHPHMAALNLNLEQAPEVLAMNLRKAFSGIVAGNVKDSGIKAIEKKGPFKLQGDPKLMQLMDNLLKNFIKQNRMKLPGSKYEPCYEIIKPS comes from the coding sequence ATGATCACACACATCAAACCTGTGGGTAGTATGGATCTACTATCGCAACTTGAAGTCGACCGATTACAACAAAAAGCCAGCAGCGATTTATACTTACTCTTCCGTAATTGTTCGCTGGCGGTATTAAATTCCGGTTCTCGTACTGATTCCAGTAGTGAAATTTTACAAGCATTCCAAAATTTTGATATCAGTGTTGTACAACAGGAACGTGGCGTCAAACTCGAACTACACAACGCCCCAGAACAAGCCTTTGTCGATGGCGAGATCATCCGAGGTATTCAAGAACATCTGTTTTCAGTGTTACGTGACATTCTTTATGTACATAGCTACATTGAGAAAGTCCCGGTACCAAAAAAAGAATTATCCTCTTTTTTAACCAATCAAGTATTTTCCATTTTACGTAACGCGCGCGTGATCAAATCTGATTCAGATCCTAATATGGTTGTTTGCTGGGGTGGTCACGCCATTCGTGCACCTGAATATGAATATGCCAAAGCTGTTGGTCATGAACTCGGTTTGCGCGAAATGAATATATGTACGGGTTGTGGACCCGGCGCCATGGAAGGACCAATGAAAGGCGCGACCGTAGGTCATGCAAAACAACGCGTGAAAGAACGTCGTTACTTGGGTTTAACTGAACCAAGTATCATTGCCGCAGAACCACCAAACCCTATCGTCAACGAATTAGTGATCCTACCAGATATTGAGAAACGCTTAGAAGCCTTTGTTCGCCTTTCACACGGTATCATCATCTTTCCAGGCGGCGCAGGCACTGCTGAAGAATTATTGTATTTACTTGGTATCATGATGCACCCCGAAAATAAACGCCAACCTCTGCCTATCGTGCTGACGGGTCCCAAAGAAAGTGAAGAATATTTTACCACCATTGATGAATTTGTCGGTGCGACGCTTGGTTTTGAAGCACAAAAATATTATCAAATCATTATTGATGATGCGCCAAGTGCCGCGCAGATCATGAAAAAAGCCATGCAAAAAACCTACGAGTACCGCCGTGCGATTGGCGATGCCTATTCTTATAATTGGAGTCTCAAAATTGAGTTAGACTTTCAGCTGCCGTTTATCCCCGACCATCCACACATGGCAGCCTTAAATTTGAACCTTGAACAAGCACCCGAAGTGCTGGCGATGAACCTGCGTAAAGCCTTTTCAGGTATTGTCGCCGGTAATGTGAAAGACTCAGGGATCAAAGCAATTGAAAAAAAAGGACCGTTTAAGCTGCAAGGTGATCCTAAATTGATGCAATTAATGGACAATTTATTAAAAAACTTCATAAAACAGAACAGAATGAAGCTTCCTGGTAGTAAATATGAGCCTTGTTATGAAATAATTAAACCTAGCTAA
- a CDS encoding GGDEF domain-containing protein, with amino-acid sequence MQISQDTHSATRPSNANGYTKINTAMLLAFINRLLGATRGIDNELNIAVRKLKATLERSTSDDELITQIKQVERQVMLQPNILSDTLKIADSAVSQAATSLINLLQHDPKLTAELQLVLAEPKATAVAVLQTKVQSLFCIYHSAIKNLTETNNISATVHKKICDDLQRLINELDFTGRFGSNLNKIRQRLLDGIGGHELVNTCLQIINNIIEGAREERMASKTFLHSIVEELNNIAYKFDNSLIDSNHINKKQIDLLDNLKERIDILELDISTCDNLAETKLHVQHGLKIISSSIQQQQQLLQEKLLLEQQIQAVQSQLELLKKETLLHTQRLEAQQHKLYLDSLTQVYNRTALDERFKLEFKRWQRYKTNTTIAMIDIDHFKNINDSFGHIAGDKALKIVARALQKSIKDSDFIARFGGEEFVLLLADVAPSEIQVMLDKLRNTIKNIPFRFKGKQISITISIGVTQFSLDDNETVDPLERADNALYEAKSSGRDKVIIRL; translated from the coding sequence ATGCAGATATCACAAGATACGCATTCAGCAACACGACCAAGTAATGCCAACGGCTACACAAAAATTAACACCGCAATGTTATTAGCATTTATTAATCGTTTGCTTGGTGCAACACGAGGCATCGATAATGAGCTAAACATTGCAGTGAGAAAACTGAAAGCAACTCTTGAACGCAGCACTTCTGACGATGAGCTAATCACCCAAATTAAGCAGGTTGAACGTCAGGTAATGCTACAACCTAACATATTATCTGATACCTTAAAAATTGCTGATAGTGCCGTATCTCAAGCAGCTACATCATTAATTAATTTATTACAACACGATCCTAAGCTCACTGCAGAACTACAATTAGTGTTAGCGGAACCGAAAGCAACGGCAGTGGCCGTATTGCAAACTAAGGTTCAATCACTGTTCTGCATTTATCATAGCGCGATCAAAAACTTAACCGAAACCAACAACATTTCAGCCACCGTTCATAAAAAAATATGTGATGATTTACAACGTTTAATCAATGAACTTGATTTCACTGGTCGCTTTGGTTCAAATCTAAATAAAATTCGTCAACGTTTATTAGACGGGATTGGCGGTCATGAACTGGTTAATACCTGTTTGCAGATCATCAACAACATCATTGAGGGTGCACGTGAAGAGCGCATGGCGTCTAAAACCTTCTTGCATAGCATTGTTGAAGAACTCAATAACATTGCTTATAAGTTTGATAACTCATTAATTGATAGTAACCATATCAATAAAAAACAGATCGATTTGTTGGACAATCTGAAAGAGCGCATTGATATTTTAGAACTTGATATCAGCACTTGTGACAACTTAGCAGAAACTAAATTACATGTGCAACATGGGTTAAAGATAATTTCCAGCAGTATCCAACAACAACAACAATTGCTACAAGAAAAGCTCCTGCTAGAACAACAAATTCAGGCAGTTCAAAGTCAACTTGAACTGCTTAAAAAAGAAACCTTACTGCATACCCAGCGACTCGAAGCACAACAGCATAAACTCTACCTAGATTCGTTAACGCAAGTCTATAATCGTACCGCATTAGATGAACGCTTTAAGCTCGAATTCAAACGTTGGCAACGTTATAAAACCAATACCACCATCGCGATGATCGATATTGATCACTTTAAAAATATCAATGATAGTTTCGGTCATATCGCCGGTGATAAAGCACTTAAGATCGTGGCGCGCGCATTACAAAAATCAATTAAAGACTCAGATTTTATCGCCCGTTTTGGTGGCGAAGAATTCGTGTTATTACTGGCCGACGTAGCGCCAAGTGAAATACAGGTTATGTTAGATAAACTACGTAATACGATCAAAAATATACCGTTTAGATTTAAAGGCAAACAGATCTCAATTACTATCTCAATCGGGGTCACGCAATTCTCACTCGATGATAACGAAACTGTTGACCCTTTAGAGCGTGCAGATAATGCGTTATATGAAGCAAAAAGCTCGGGGCGAGATAAAGTTATCATTAGGCTCTAA
- a CDS encoding tetratricopeptide repeat protein: MAAFLVDIKHMILRFCYALAFILFSTTAAASLFNQLILPNELKRSQVVQYSQPYQCIQIIDEYLQIQKKDVFSAIARVSQIREQSITPSDLVLIKQQKALCYFYANNIDQAVAILDKMLVNKIHNVPLHLRQQSLLIKSHILAQSTSLANFQLAQETIEQVLNSIADNTYNPTANGYFTLKIIAGEIALNLNNYEESMALFREAQTFAAKTPLTNNAAWAAYAIGYNYQQQNKLTLAINFYNKALQKLLDNNDTLNGLLTKKMSQAYIAQDNFKLAINFANQSAQYYQNLGNKLQLSDSLLTLASMHRKIKEYNLSLVYYFNALDLLKIFDDKNKLNAVYFEVGKTYLHMGNFSLAEQYLSNAEKLFYTNGQSTLLLESLVHLANLAIQQQHYDTALTRLNKALVIARKLNNSKQFETVYLYLATAYEETDQYAKALDSYKQFVRYNKLSNFNAKKALPVSNQHKENNEIKSQKIDQLQTQVTKLKQAKHNLMINVFLLAAIMLIILYLYYVNNQKMKSQRRDVEQLENNYNIHPNTGLNNINSLKQYIPTPLQEARFYSDWEYTDKQNSVHSCAIISLDFLQPLRQKYSLSLVNKIETELGAYLLQQLHDSERLFQLNDTQLLLVRKVNKNYDPAIIANYILDWFEQFDCQINFNKDISIGMVSHPFLFKYPTAIDSNKLLNIATLALSGATQLSRKNKQNSWVQLSALTYTQPAFFHGDIWDRSKQAIEKGLVKVISSTDKNDINWL; encoded by the coding sequence ATGGCTGCCTTTCTAGTCGATATTAAACACATGATCTTACGTTTTTGTTATGCTCTTGCATTTATTCTATTTAGCACCACAGCCGCCGCAAGCTTATTTAACCAGCTGATATTGCCTAATGAGCTAAAACGCAGTCAAGTAGTACAATACAGCCAACCTTATCAATGCATTCAAATTATTGATGAGTACCTGCAAATACAAAAAAAAGACGTGTTCAGCGCAATTGCACGGGTGAGTCAAATCAGAGAACAATCGATCACCCCTTCTGACCTCGTACTGATTAAACAACAAAAAGCCTTATGTTATTTCTATGCCAACAATATCGATCAAGCCGTCGCCATCCTTGATAAAATGCTCGTCAACAAAATACATAATGTCCCCTTACATTTAAGACAACAAAGTTTATTAATAAAAAGCCATATTCTAGCGCAATCAACGAGCTTGGCTAATTTTCAACTTGCTCAAGAAACCATTGAGCAAGTACTCAACAGTATTGCTGACAATACTTATAATCCGACAGCAAACGGTTATTTTACCCTCAAAATTATTGCTGGTGAAATCGCGCTAAACCTCAATAATTACGAAGAATCAATGGCGCTGTTTCGCGAAGCTCAAACGTTCGCGGCCAAAACACCATTAACAAATAATGCAGCTTGGGCAGCTTATGCTATTGGTTATAATTACCAGCAACAAAATAAATTAACCTTGGCAATAAATTTTTACAATAAAGCCCTACAGAAATTGCTTGATAATAACGATACACTTAATGGCCTACTGACTAAAAAAATGAGTCAGGCGTATATTGCTCAAGATAATTTTAAATTGGCAATCAACTTTGCCAATCAATCTGCGCAATATTATCAAAACCTCGGTAACAAACTGCAATTGTCTGATTCTTTATTAACCCTTGCCAGTATGCACCGCAAAATCAAAGAATATAATTTATCGTTAGTTTATTATTTTAACGCCTTAGATTTACTAAAAATTTTTGATGACAAGAACAAATTAAATGCCGTTTATTTCGAAGTTGGTAAGACCTACCTGCACATGGGTAACTTTAGCTTGGCCGAGCAGTATTTATCCAATGCTGAAAAACTGTTTTACACGAATGGCCAAAGCACTTTATTACTTGAATCGCTTGTACATCTGGCTAATTTAGCGATCCAGCAGCAACATTACGACACCGCATTAACACGTTTAAATAAAGCGTTAGTGATAGCCCGTAAACTTAACAATAGCAAACAATTCGAAACCGTCTATCTTTATCTCGCCACCGCCTATGAAGAAACAGACCAGTACGCCAAAGCACTTGATAGCTATAAACAGTTCGTGCGTTACAATAAGCTGTCAAACTTTAACGCAAAAAAAGCATTGCCAGTCTCGAATCAACACAAAGAAAATAATGAAATAAAATCGCAAAAAATAGACCAGCTACAAACACAAGTCACCAAACTTAAACAAGCAAAACATAATTTGATGATTAACGTGTTTTTACTTGCTGCAATTATGCTGATTATTCTTTATTTGTACTACGTCAATAATCAAAAAATGAAATCACAACGGCGAGATGTCGAACAGCTCGAGAATAACTACAACATTCATCCAAATACTGGCCTAAATAATATCAACAGTCTGAAACAATATATCCCGACACCACTACAAGAAGCACGATTTTACTCTGATTGGGAATATACCGATAAGCAAAACAGCGTCCATAGCTGTGCCATTATCAGCCTCGATTTTTTGCAACCGTTACGTCAGAAATATAGCCTTTCACTCGTCAATAAGATCGAAACCGAATTAGGCGCCTATTTATTACAACAACTCCATGATTCAGAACGTTTATTCCAATTAAATGATACGCAGTTATTATTGGTTAGAAAAGTAAACAAAAATTACGACCCTGCGATCATTGCTAACTATATTTTAGACTGGTTCGAGCAGTTTGATTGCCAGATTAATTTTAACAAAGACATTTCGATAGGGATGGTTTCCCACCCTTTCTTATTCAAATACCCTACCGCAATAGACAGCAATAAATTGTTAAATATTGCGACCTTAGCCTTGTCAGGTGCAACGCAATTAAGTCGTAAAAACAAGCAAAATAGTTGGGTGCAATTAAGCGCATTAACCTATACACAACCGGCATTCTTCCATGGTGATATTTGGGATCGTTCAAAGCAGGCCATCGAAAAAGGCTTAGTAAAAGTAATATCATCAACTGACAAAAATGATATTAATTGGCTGTAA
- the queF gene encoding NADPH-dependent 7-cyano-7-deazaguanine reductase QueF (Catalyzes the NADPH-dependent reduction of 7-cyano-7-deazaguanine (preQ0) to 7-aminomethyl-7-deazaguanine (preQ1) in queuosine biosynthesis), translating to MTPANRYQDSTALNKLNLGKKTEYISQYQPSLLQPVPRQLNRDDLALSDQLPFTGCDLWNLYELSWLNSKGKPIVAVAEVRVCATSVNLIESKSFKLYLNSFNQTRFSSTDEVTETLQRDLAACAQGLVEVLMFDDLDKAPSQITKITGSCIDHLDIDVEDYEFNAELLTSAADNNDNVDEVLYSHLLKSNCLVTNQPDWGSVYIAYQGNKIDPEALLRYLISFRQHNEFHEQCVERIFIDIMHFCKPEQLTVCARYTRRGGLDINPFRTNCDAKIDNIRLIRQ from the coding sequence ATGACACCAGCAAACCGTTACCAAGATTCAACGGCACTAAATAAGTTAAATTTAGGGAAAAAAACGGAGTATATCTCTCAATATCAACCTAGCTTGTTACAACCGGTACCAAGACAATTGAATCGTGATGATCTGGCACTATCCGACCAACTGCCGTTCACCGGGTGTGACCTATGGAATTTATATGAGCTGTCTTGGTTAAATAGCAAAGGTAAACCTATTGTTGCTGTTGCTGAAGTAAGAGTTTGTGCTACATCAGTAAACCTGATCGAATCAAAATCATTCAAACTGTACTTAAATAGCTTCAACCAAACGCGTTTTAGTTCCACAGATGAAGTCACGGAAACACTACAACGCGACCTAGCAGCATGCGCACAAGGCCTAGTTGAAGTGCTGATGTTCGATGACTTAGATAAGGCACCAAGCCAAATTACCAAGATCACCGGTAGCTGTATTGATCACCTTGATATCGATGTCGAGGATTATGAGTTTAATGCCGAGTTGTTAACATCTGCCGCAGACAACAATGATAACGTTGATGAAGTGCTTTACAGCCATTTATTAAAATCCAATTGCCTCGTGACTAATCAACCCGATTGGGGCAGTGTTTATATTGCCTATCAAGGTAATAAGATCGACCCAGAAGCACTATTACGCTATTTAATCTCATTCCGTCAACATAATGAGTTTCACGAGCAGTGTGTAGAACGTATTTTCATCGATATCATGCACTTCTGTAAACCAGAGCAATTAACTGTATGTGCACGCTACACCCGCAGAGGTGGCTTGGATATCAATCCATTCAGAACCAATTGTGATGCTAAAATAGATAATATTCGCTTAATCCGCCAATAA
- the syd gene encoding SecY-interacting protein, with protein sequence MTVAVIDALIAFYARSEQLWQAQDYLPQQEFDPEWDSPCFIEASNSAQLRADHKAWLPVKRDAITSFSNIESALNIELDPQIAEFFGVYFSDHMPASFNDEVIELVQVWSTDDFDRLQENMIAHLMMKKTLKQPPTLFIASCVDEMQIIALDNVSGEVVREVLGKGIVEVLAPDLASFISQLTPVLLEQ encoded by the coding sequence ATGACTGTAGCTGTAATCGATGCGCTTATTGCTTTTTATGCACGCAGTGAACAACTTTGGCAAGCTCAAGACTACTTACCACAACAAGAGTTTGATCCCGAGTGGGATTCACCGTGTTTTATTGAAGCGTCGAATAGTGCACAGTTACGTGCTGATCATAAAGCTTGGTTGCCAGTGAAACGGGATGCGATTACGTCATTTAGTAATATTGAGTCCGCGCTAAATATAGAGTTGGACCCGCAGATCGCCGAATTTTTTGGTGTTTATTTTAGTGATCACATGCCCGCGAGTTTTAATGATGAGGTCATTGAATTGGTACAGGTGTGGAGTACAGATGATTTTGACCGCTTACAAGAAAATATGATTGCGCATTTGATGATGAAAAAAACATTAAAGCAGCCGCCAACACTGTTCATTGCTAGCTGCGTCGATGAGATGCAGATTATTGCACTAGACAATGTCAGTGGCGAAGTGGTGCGTGAAGTGCTGGGTAAAGGTATTGTAGAAGTATTAGCACCGGATTTGGCTAGTTTTATTAGTCAATTAACCCCCGTATTACTCGAGCAGTAA
- a CDS encoding Zn-ribbon-containing protein, translated as MFTAELTFECYQDTTIEAVDGAITQLIDALRYNGQILGREFPTSIDDGVFITRVVCPEEESLHPRHHSSIVEQRLQALSEAGLLAPKIRLTGMDLHSDNTDLCQPPEWQVLYTHYLSTCSPLRCGEHLAPIPLYKLPTPKTDDHQALLRWQVDWSSTDELQMHGTTLQQACSDVLTDINSPLNNTGWQLAKDIEQQTHTPTYYYLYHLADAAKQADEAEQRCCPSCNGEWKLTTPLHGIFDFKCEPCRLLSNLPW; from the coding sequence TTGTTTACTGCCGAACTGACTTTTGAATGCTACCAAGACACCACCATTGAAGCTGTTGATGGCGCCATAACCCAACTTATTGATGCCTTACGTTACAACGGCCAAATATTAGGTCGTGAATTTCCAACCAGTATCGATGACGGCGTCTTTATTACCCGTGTTGTTTGTCCTGAAGAAGAAAGTCTACATCCAAGGCATCATTCTAGTATTGTTGAACAACGCTTACAGGCCTTGAGTGAGGCCGGTTTACTCGCGCCTAAAATTCGCCTGACAGGCATGGATTTACATTCCGATAATACCGACCTTTGTCAGCCGCCAGAATGGCAAGTGCTGTACACCCATTACCTAAGCACTTGTTCACCCTTGCGTTGCGGTGAACATCTTGCGCCGATCCCATTGTACAAATTACCAACACCGAAGACCGACGATCATCAAGCGCTGTTACGCTGGCAAGTGGATTGGAGCTCAACGGATGAATTACAAATGCACGGTACAACGCTACAACAAGCATGTAGCGACGTATTAACGGATATCAACAGCCCGTTAAATAATACTGGTTGGCAATTGGCGAAAGATATTGAACAACAAACCCATACACCCACCTATTATTATCTTTATCATTTAGCTGACGCGGCTAAACAAGCAGATGAAGCCGAACAACGCTGTTGCCCAAGTTGTAATGGCGAGTGGAAACTAACAACACCATTACACGGTATCTTTGATTTTAAATGCGAGCCTTGCCGCTTATTATCCAACTTACCTTGGTAG
- a CDS encoding DNA-binding protein, translating into MSLQHIVDAANQLALEGKKPSMALIKSRLVQPANMRDIIETLKTWRFDPNAIVPPKNTPTPTTTIADVADPTAVLIATAIASVREEIAPLRQEVNELKAEITALKKALLTQ; encoded by the coding sequence ATGAGCCTACAACATATTGTCGATGCCGCAAATCAACTGGCTCTCGAAGGCAAAAAGCCCTCCATGGCACTAATTAAATCACGACTCGTACAACCAGCAAATATGCGCGATATTATTGAGACTCTGAAAACATGGCGTTTTGATCCGAATGCAATCGTACCACCCAAAAATACACCTACACCTACAACCACGATCGCAGACGTAGCAGACCCAACCGCAGTGCTTATTGCGACCGCTATCGCATCAGTACGCGAAGAAATTGCACCACTACGCCAAGAAGTGAACGAATTAAAAGCTGAAATAACCGCGTTAAAAAAAGCATTGTTAACACAATAA
- a CDS encoding DUF2789 domain-containing protein encodes MMLLATQTLELLFAQLGLDNDELSMKRFIRQHTLDAGVLLFEAPFWNNSQAMFLKESIYEDADWAEVIDHLDAMLR; translated from the coding sequence ATGATGCTGTTAGCCACGCAAACCTTAGAATTGTTATTTGCGCAACTTGGGTTAGATAATGATGAATTAAGCATGAAACGCTTTATCCGTCAGCATACACTCGACGCGGGTGTATTACTATTTGAAGCCCCGTTTTGGAACAACTCTCAAGCGATGTTTCTCAAAGAATCAATTTACGAAGATGCCGACTGGGCAGAAGTCATTGACCACCTTGATGCCATGCTGCGTTAA
- a CDS encoding DUF3301 domain-containing protein: MGSLLAIVVGFIGVVIFSHLRKQAELANALIKQYCQQQQLQWLSTAQTGIAWYPHKGSLFRYKFNFEFSSNGENAYQACLVMAGPTVLEFIVPPYAID, from the coding sequence ATGGGCAGTTTGTTAGCCATCGTCGTTGGCTTTATTGGGGTTGTGATCTTTTCCCACCTGCGTAAACAAGCAGAATTAGCCAATGCGCTAATCAAACAATATTGCCAACAGCAACAACTACAATGGTTATCAACGGCCCAAACGGGTATCGCTTGGTATCCGCACAAAGGCAGTTTATTTCGTTATAAATTTAACTTCGAGTTTAGTAGCAATGGTGAAAATGCCTATCAAGCTTGCCTTGTGATGGCCGGACCAACTGTCTTAGAGTTTATCGTCCCGCCTTATGCTATAGATTAA
- a CDS encoding DUF3549 family protein has translation MATMHTLNTLSEFLLQAKTQFCVYDMGRKINKISTDDFMQFESAQRPYPAPLQRHAQFAITFWNKNENNQHYLWFLKFPLDEQGLLIQGTRNIFLNMVVESLGLMLEKTPSEEQQEQLATNPYVFKPSTDKVAMLNAVINRDLMRPESKYYPTAHNYFANKLGFEHWQEVGVQGICDIAARLDRDNNAQHIAAALPKLPTEPLYSLCLALEHEALPTAINEAIATLISQEAALATPNDVRLSMLIRALSSAPAQGLRTDLYPALFKHNNISQTIVALAGRCWHDLDDEARLLAFFEAAVQQQQGQELFIYLFSDLVAIPSLRNKVLAMLRNPNRTNTLGSAIGLLFRQQRS, from the coding sequence ATGGCAACTATGCATACCCTCAACACGCTATCGGAATTTCTGTTACAAGCAAAGACTCAGTTTTGCGTGTATGACATGGGTCGTAAGATCAACAAAATTTCAACCGACGACTTTATGCAGTTTGAATCCGCTCAGCGACCTTACCCTGCACCGTTGCAACGCCATGCTCAATTTGCGATCACCTTCTGGAATAAAAATGAGAATAACCAGCACTATCTTTGGTTTCTTAAGTTCCCATTAGATGAGCAAGGCCTACTAATCCAAGGGACGCGTAATATCTTCCTTAATATGGTAGTTGAATCGCTTGGTCTGATGTTAGAAAAGACCCCAAGTGAAGAACAGCAAGAACAACTCGCAACAAATCCGTATGTATTTAAACCAAGTACAGATAAAGTGGCGATGTTAAATGCCGTTATCAACCGTGATTTAATGCGCCCAGAAAGTAAATACTATCCAACTGCGCACAACTACTTTGCCAATAAACTGGGCTTTGAACACTGGCAAGAAGTAGGTGTACAAGGTATTTGCGATATCGCCGCGCGCTTAGATCGTGATAATAATGCACAGCACATCGCCGCAGCATTACCCAAATTACCAACAGAGCCATTATATTCACTTTGCCTAGCACTTGAGCACGAAGCCCTGCCAACCGCCATAAATGAAGCAATAGCAACATTAATTAGTCAAGAAGCCGCATTAGCGACACCAAATGATGTACGCCTATCAATGTTAATCCGTGCATTATCAAGCGCACCGGCACAGGGACTTCGCACAGACCTTTACCCTGCGTTGTTTAAACATAACAATATTAGCCAAACGATTGTCGCATTAGCTGGTCGCTGCTGGCATGACCTTGATGACGAAGCTCGACTATTGGCATTCTTTGAAGCGGCGGTACAACAACAGCAAGGTCAAGAACTGTTTATTTATCTGTTCTCCGACTTAGTGGCAATACCAAGTCTACGTAATAAGGTGTTAGCTATGTTACGTAATCCAAACCGCACCAATACCCTTGGCAGCGCAATTGGCCTGCTGTTTCGTCAGCAGCGTAGTTAA
- a CDS encoding YqcC family protein, giving the protein MMTIYLQAHQLLAAIEVELKNASLWNEVSPSIEALASTTPFCIDTMPFTDWLQFIFLAKMTQRVAMQMPLPVNMAIQPMAEEAFKPLTVDTCELLALILSFDKLLKNI; this is encoded by the coding sequence ATGATGACGATCTATCTGCAGGCTCACCAGCTATTAGCGGCGATTGAAGTGGAATTGAAAAATGCCTCGTTGTGGAATGAGGTTTCGCCAAGTATCGAGGCACTTGCGAGTACCACGCCATTTTGTATTGATACTATGCCTTTTACAGATTGGTTGCAGTTTATCTTTTTAGCAAAGATGACACAGCGGGTGGCTATGCAAATGCCGTTACCTGTGAATATGGCGATACAGCCAATGGCGGAAGAAGCCTTCAAACCACTGACCGTGGATACGTGTGAATTATTGGCCCTGATCTTATCGTTTGATAAGTTGTTAAAAAACATTTAA
- the truC gene encoding tRNA pseudouridine(65) synthase TruC, with protein MLDILYQDEYLVAIDKPAGLLVHRSWLDSHETQFAMQMVRDQIGQYVYTVHRLDRPTSGVLLFALSSEVARQMSEIFQAHALTKRYLAVVRGWINEAGTLDYALKVELDKIADKQASQDKDAQEAVTHYKPLHQVEIPYSVSKNHPTSRYCLMELEPQTGRKHQLRRHMKHLFHPIVGDTTHGDGRHNVFYREHFELSRLLLIAKSLSFIHPVTAQPVHIEAAVGDEVLGLFEQFGWPAQERDYHPKTPVK; from the coding sequence ATGTTAGATATTTTATATCAAGATGAATACTTGGTGGCAATTGATAAACCGGCAGGTTTGTTGGTGCATCGCAGTTGGTTAGACAGTCATGAAACGCAGTTTGCCATGCAGATGGTGCGTGATCAGATTGGTCAGTATGTTTATACTGTGCATCGTTTAGATAGACCCACATCTGGCGTGTTGTTATTTGCATTATCAAGTGAAGTCGCAAGACAGATGAGCGAGATATTTCAGGCGCATGCGTTAACCAAACGTTACCTTGCGGTGGTGCGTGGTTGGATCAATGAGGCGGGGACGTTAGATTACGCCCTAAAAGTAGAATTGGATAAGATTGCCGATAAACAAGCATCGCAAGATAAAGACGCGCAAGAAGCGGTAACGCATTATAAACCCTTGCACCAGGTTGAAATTCCGTATTCGGTAAGTAAAAATCACCCGACGAGTCGTTATTGTTTAATGGAACTTGAGCCACAAACAGGCCGTAAGCATCAATTGCGTCGTCACATGAAGCATTTATTCCACCCAATCGTGGGCGATACTACCCATGGTGATGGCCGTCATAATGTGTTTTATCGTGAGCACTTTGAATTGTCACGACTGTTACTGATTGCCAAGTCATTATCTTTTATCCATCCGGTAACCGCGCAACCAGTGCATATTGAAGCCGCTGTTGGTGACGAAGTATTAGGGTTATTCGAGCAATTTGGCTGGCCTGCACAAGAACGTGACTATCACCCTAAGACACCCGTAAAATAG